A single genomic interval of Zobellia nedashkovskayae harbors:
- a CDS encoding 5-oxoprolinase subunit C family protein: MLKVLKSGLFTSVQDIGRYGYLNKGVPVAGYMDGFSAKKVNQLLDNNIDAAVLEITMTGPTLFFEEETYISMGGALLSATLNNEPVNNYEVIKVEKGDILSYGKLEKGFRNYLAVKGGFKTPMVLGSRSFFSSVTKKNHLVDGDELEYDACSLFEPKISKIIVDSFLDEKELKVTKGPEFKNLSDRQLEMLFGKKFSISNENNRMAYKLEEKIVGLTNSMITSATLPGTVQLTPSGKLIILMKDGQTTGGYPRILQLSDRAISVLAQKKYGDEVKFKLN, from the coding sequence ATGCTTAAAGTCCTCAAATCTGGTTTATTTACTTCGGTACAGGATATTGGCAGGTATGGCTATTTGAATAAAGGAGTGCCCGTTGCTGGTTACATGGATGGGTTTTCGGCTAAAAAAGTGAATCAGCTTTTAGATAATAATATAGATGCGGCAGTATTGGAAATAACCATGACTGGTCCAACCTTATTTTTCGAAGAGGAAACCTATATCAGTATGGGTGGCGCCTTGCTCTCCGCAACGCTTAATAATGAACCGGTAAATAATTATGAGGTAATAAAGGTGGAAAAAGGAGACATCCTCTCTTATGGAAAGTTAGAAAAAGGTTTCCGTAACTATCTAGCTGTAAAAGGTGGGTTCAAAACACCTATGGTTTTAGGGAGTCGCTCGTTCTTTTCTTCGGTAACTAAAAAAAACCACCTTGTGGATGGTGATGAGCTAGAATATGATGCTTGTTCGCTATTTGAGCCTAAAATAAGTAAGATAATAGTAGACTCTTTCTTGGATGAAAAAGAATTGAAGGTAACTAAAGGTCCGGAATTTAAAAATCTTTCTGATAGGCAGTTAGAAATGCTGTTTGGAAAAAAATTCAGTATCTCCAACGAAAACAATAGGATGGCGTATAAGCTTGAAGAAAAAATAGTAGGTCTTACAAACTCAATGATAACATCGGCCACTCTTCCTGGTACGGTGCAGTTAACACCATCCGGTAAACTGATTATTCTAATGAAGGATGGTCAAACTACAGGGGGGTATCCTCGCATATTACAACTTTCCGACAGGGCTATATCTGTGCTTGCCCAGAAAAAATATGGGGATGAGGTAAAATTCAAATTAAATTAA
- the ilvD gene encoding dihydroxy-acid dehydratase, whose translation MELNKYSKNVTQDSTQPAAQAMLYAIGFKDEDFSKPLIGIASTGYEGNPCNMHLNDLAKLVKEGVNSKETLGLIFNTIGVSDGISMGTPGMRFSLPSRDIIADSMETVVQGMSYDGLVTVVGCDKNMPGALMAMLRLNRPAILVYGGTTASGCHNHKKLDIVSAFEAWGEKVAGTMEEPEYRNIIKKSIPGAGACGGMYTANTMASAIEALGMSLPYNSSNPAISDEKKAESIAAGKQMRLLIEKDIKPLDIVTRKSLENAIRLVTIMGGSTNAVLHFLAIARAADIDFTLKDFQHISDTTPFIADLKPSGKYLMEDVHRVGGIPAVLKYLLKNGLLHGDCLTVTGKTLAENLEGVPDLEEGQDVIMPLENPIKATGHLRMLYGNLAKNGSVAKITGKEGLLFKGTAKVFNGEYAANDGIGKGLVKKGDVVVIRYEGPKGGPGMPEMLKPTAAIMGAGLGKDVALITDGRFSGGTHGFVVGHISPEAQEGGNIALIEDGDIITIDAETNAINVEVSDEVLAKRKESWVQPELKFKKGVLYKYARSVSSAAQGCVTDEF comes from the coding sequence ATGGAACTGAATAAATACAGTAAGAACGTAACACAAGATTCAACACAACCGGCTGCACAAGCAATGCTTTATGCAATAGGTTTTAAGGATGAAGATTTTAGTAAACCGTTAATTGGTATCGCAAGTACTGGTTATGAGGGAAACCCTTGTAACATGCACTTGAACGATTTGGCCAAATTGGTAAAAGAAGGTGTTAATTCTAAAGAGACACTTGGTCTTATTTTCAATACAATTGGTGTAAGTGATGGTATTTCTATGGGAACTCCTGGAATGCGTTTCTCACTTCCATCTAGAGATATTATTGCAGACTCAATGGAGACTGTAGTTCAAGGAATGTCTTATGACGGCCTTGTTACTGTGGTTGGTTGTGATAAAAACATGCCTGGCGCGCTTATGGCAATGTTGCGTCTTAATCGTCCAGCAATATTAGTTTACGGTGGTACTACGGCTTCAGGGTGTCACAATCATAAAAAATTAGATATCGTTTCGGCTTTTGAAGCATGGGGCGAGAAAGTTGCGGGCACAATGGAAGAGCCTGAATACAGAAATATTATTAAAAAATCGATTCCAGGTGCTGGTGCTTGTGGGGGTATGTATACTGCCAACACTATGGCTTCTGCAATTGAAGCTCTAGGTATGTCCTTGCCTTATAACTCTTCAAATCCTGCAATCAGTGATGAGAAAAAGGCGGAATCCATAGCTGCAGGTAAGCAAATGCGCTTACTTATAGAAAAAGATATCAAACCTTTAGATATCGTAACGCGCAAGTCTCTGGAGAATGCCATTCGTTTAGTGACTATAATGGGTGGTTCTACTAACGCTGTGTTGCACTTCTTAGCAATAGCAAGAGCTGCGGATATCGACTTTACATTAAAAGATTTTCAACATATTAGTGATACTACTCCGTTTATAGCGGATTTAAAACCAAGTGGAAAATACCTTATGGAAGATGTTCACCGTGTTGGTGGTATTCCGGCAGTATTGAAATATCTATTGAAAAATGGATTATTACATGGTGATTGTTTGACGGTAACAGGAAAAACATTAGCGGAGAATCTTGAGGGTGTTCCGGATTTGGAAGAAGGTCAGGATGTAATCATGCCTTTGGAGAATCCTATTAAGGCCACAGGTCACTTGCGTATGTTGTATGGAAACCTTGCTAAAAATGGTTCTGTAGCAAAAATTACAGGTAAAGAAGGGTTGTTATTCAAAGGAACGGCTAAAGTCTTTAATGGTGAATATGCTGCAAATGATGGTATTGGTAAAGGTTTGGTGAAGAAAGGTGATGTTGTGGTTATTCGTTATGAAGGACCAAAAGGGGGACCAGGTATGCCAGAAATGCTTAAGCCAACCGCCGCCATTATGGGCGCAGGACTTGGTAAGGATGTAGCTTTAATAACAGATGGTCGCTTCTCAGGGGGTACACATGGTTTTGTTGTTGGACACATTTCTCCAGAAGCACAAGAAGGTGGTAATATCGCTTTAATAGAAGATGGGGATATCATTACTATTGATGCTGAAACCAATGCAATTAATGTTGAGGTTTCAGACGAAGTATTGGCAAAAAGAAAAGAATCTTGGGTTCAGCCTGAGTTGAAGTTTAAAAAAGGAGTGTTATACAAATACGCACGATCAGTATCATCTGCCGCGCAAGGTTGTGTAACCGATGAGTTTTAA
- the ilvB gene encoding biosynthetic-type acetolactate synthase large subunit has product METVKIKTEVNPKKTKLKISGAEAIIHCLLAEGVDLLYGYPGGAIMPVYDELYKFQDKLTHILTRHEQGATHAAQGYARVSGRVGVAMATSGPGATNLVTGLADAQIDSTPLVCITGQVTRHLLGSDAFQETDIIGISTPVTKWNYQITEAAEIPEIMAKAFYIAKSGRPGPVLIDITKNAQIDEFDFSYEKCTAVRSYNPEPKPDVQAIEAAAQLINNAKKPLIVWGQGVILGKAEEEFKALVEKSGVPAAWTIMGASALDSEHPLNVGMVGMHGNYAPNMLTNECDVLIAIGMRFDDRVTGSLDTYAKQAKVIHFEIDKAEINKNVHADVAVLGNSKATLGLLLPMIKENKHEAWHNEFKEYYKIEFEQVINNDIHPTKKGLTMGEVIEQINVESEQKAVIVTDVGQHQMIGCRYAKFKQSKSNITSGGLGTMGFALPAAIGAKMGAMEREVVAIIGDGGYQMTIQELGVIFQHKVPVKIVVLNNDHLGMVRQWQELFFDRRYASTVMVNPDFVKIAEGYSIDAKRVSTREDLKIAIKEMIASKEPYFLEVKVEKEDNVFPMIPSGASVSEVRLK; this is encoded by the coding sequence ATGGAAACAGTTAAGATAAAAACGGAAGTGAACCCAAAGAAAACAAAGCTTAAGATTAGTGGAGCCGAAGCCATTATACATTGTTTATTGGCTGAGGGTGTGGATTTGCTGTATGGTTACCCGGGAGGTGCTATTATGCCAGTTTATGATGAATTATATAAATTTCAAGATAAACTGACTCATATTTTAACACGCCACGAGCAGGGTGCTACGCATGCTGCACAAGGGTATGCTAGAGTTTCCGGTAGAGTAGGTGTTGCTATGGCTACATCTGGTCCCGGAGCAACTAACCTTGTTACGGGTCTGGCAGATGCTCAGATAGATTCTACGCCTTTGGTGTGTATTACAGGTCAGGTTACACGTCATTTGTTAGGGTCCGATGCTTTTCAGGAAACTGATATTATCGGGATTTCTACACCGGTTACAAAGTGGAACTATCAGATTACTGAAGCTGCTGAAATCCCTGAGATAATGGCAAAGGCATTTTATATTGCCAAGTCGGGGAGACCAGGTCCGGTTTTAATAGATATTACTAAAAACGCTCAGATTGATGAGTTTGATTTTAGTTACGAAAAATGCACTGCTGTACGTAGTTATAATCCTGAACCTAAACCTGATGTTCAAGCTATAGAAGCTGCGGCGCAATTGATTAATAATGCTAAAAAGCCACTTATAGTTTGGGGACAAGGTGTTATTTTAGGTAAGGCTGAGGAAGAATTTAAAGCTTTAGTAGAAAAGTCTGGAGTTCCTGCAGCTTGGACGATAATGGGAGCTTCTGCTTTAGATAGTGAACATCCATTGAACGTAGGTATGGTTGGTATGCATGGTAACTATGCGCCAAACATGTTAACGAATGAATGTGATGTATTGATTGCTATCGGTATGCGTTTTGACGATCGTGTAACGGGTAGTTTAGATACTTATGCCAAACAAGCTAAAGTCATCCACTTTGAGATAGACAAAGCAGAAATCAATAAGAATGTACATGCAGATGTAGCTGTTCTAGGTAATTCCAAAGCTACTTTGGGTCTTTTGTTGCCGATGATTAAAGAGAATAAGCATGAGGCATGGCACAATGAGTTCAAGGAGTATTACAAAATAGAATTTGAACAGGTAATCAATAATGATATTCATCCTACTAAAAAAGGGTTGACTATGGGTGAGGTTATCGAACAGATAAATGTTGAGTCTGAGCAAAAAGCCGTAATTGTTACGGACGTTGGGCAGCATCAGATGATTGGTTGTCGCTATGCCAAATTCAAGCAAAGTAAGAGTAATATAACTTCAGGAGGTCTTGGTACCATGGGGTTTGCCCTTCCAGCGGCTATTGGTGCCAAAATGGGTGCTATGGAGCGAGAAGTGGTAGCTATTATTGGTGATGGTGGTTATCAAATGACTATTCAGGAGTTGGGTGTAATTTTTCAGCATAAAGTACCTGTTAAAATAGTAGTATTGAACAATGATCACTTAGGTATGGTACGCCAGTGGCAAGAGCTTTTCTTTGATAGAAGGTATGCATCAACGGTAATGGTAAATCCTGATTTTGTAAAGATTGCAGAGGGGTATAGTATTGATGCTAAAAGAGTTAGCACTCGAGAAGATCTAAAAATTGCAATTAAAGAAATGATTGCTTCTAAAGAGCCATATTTCTTAGAGGTGAAAGTGGAAAAAGAAGATAATGTATTTCCGATGATTCCTTCTGGAGCTTCGGTTTCCGAAGTTCGTCTAAAGTAA
- a CDS encoding O-methyltransferase, translating into MIDSNIQDKPKIHQQIEQKSAEIGFTMPSDLYIGTLLKTLMASKPKGRFLELGTGIGLSLSWMVDGMDAESELISVDNDPKLIAIVKDYFEADKRVKLFCEDGSEWIKAYSGEKFDLIFADAWPGKYSEIDEVLDFVKVGGFYVIDDMTAQPNWPVGHEDNVTRLVAYLEKRSDFTLTKLNWSTGLIIAVRNS; encoded by the coding sequence GTGATAGATTCCAATATACAGGATAAACCAAAAATCCATCAACAAATAGAGCAGAAGTCGGCAGAGATTGGTTTTACCATGCCTTCTGATTTATACATAGGTACGTTGCTAAAAACGCTAATGGCTTCAAAACCAAAAGGTAGGTTTTTGGAACTCGGTACTGGTATTGGATTGAGTCTATCGTGGATGGTAGATGGTATGGATGCGGAATCTGAATTGATTTCGGTTGATAATGACCCTAAGCTGATAGCCATAGTTAAAGACTATTTTGAAGCTGATAAAAGGGTGAAGTTGTTCTGTGAAGATGGATCTGAATGGATAAAAGCATATTCTGGAGAAAAATTCGATTTGATTTTTGCCGATGCTTGGCCCGGAAAATATAGTGAGATAGATGAAGTTTTAGATTTTGTAAAAGTTGGTGGCTTTTATGTAATCGATGATATGACTGCTCAACCTAATTGGCCGGTAGGACATGAAGATAATGTAACCCGTTTGGTAGCGTATCTAGAGAAGAGATCAGACTTTACTTTGACCAAGTTAAACTGGTCTACGGGTTTGATAATCGCAGTTAGAAATAGCTAA
- the ilvN gene encoding acetolactate synthase small subunit has product MEKEWFTISVYSENNVGLLNRISGIFLKRHINIESLNVSKSEIEGVSKFTIVVYTTEKWTRNIVGQIEKQIEVIKAFFHTDEETIYQESVLFKIASNLLFDERQIQNIIKDNNSQIVTVARDFFVIAKSGRRNEINEMYDQLKPFGIMQFVRTGRISVSKDEMQITALLNEFYQDK; this is encoded by the coding sequence ATGGAAAAAGAATGGTTTACTATATCGGTATATTCTGAAAACAATGTAGGTTTACTGAATAGAATCTCTGGAATATTCTTAAAGAGACACATTAACATAGAGAGCTTAAATGTTTCTAAATCAGAAATTGAAGGCGTATCTAAGTTTACTATAGTTGTTTATACTACAGAGAAATGGACACGCAATATTGTGGGTCAAATAGAAAAGCAAATTGAGGTGATAAAAGCATTTTTTCACACAGATGAAGAAACTATTTATCAGGAATCGGTTCTTTTCAAAATAGCTTCTAACCTTCTTTTTGATGAAAGACAGATTCAGAATATTATTAAAGACAACAATTCGCAAATTGTAACTGTTGCCCGCGACTTTTTTGTAATAGCAAAGTCTGGTCGTAGAAACGAAATCAATGAAATGTACGATCAATTGAAGCCTTTTGGAATCATGCAATTCGTACGAACAGGTCGTATTTCAGTTTCTAAAGATGAGATGCAGATTACCGCTTTACTTAATGAGTTTTATCAAGATAAATAA
- the ilvC gene encoding ketol-acid reductoisomerase — MANYFNTLSLRDQLKQLGKCRFMEASEFADGVSALKGKKIVIVGCGAQGLNQGLNMRDSGLDIAYTLRDAAIKEKRQSFLNASENGFTVGTYQELIPSADMVINLTPDKQHTAVVNAVMPLMKKGATLSYSHGFNIVEEGTQVRKDLTVIMVAPKSPGSEVREEYKRGFGVPTLIAVHPENDPEGKGLEQAKAYAAGTGGHRAGVLESSFVAEVKSDLMGEQTILCGLLQTGSILCFDKMIEKGIDAGYASKLIQYGWETITEGMKYGGITNMMDRLSNPAKIKAFELSEELKDIMRPLFQKHMDDIMTGHFSKTMMEDWANDDKNLLTWRAETGETAFEKTPAGDDKISEQEFYDNGVLMIAMVRAGVELAFESMTESGIIGESAYYESLHETPLIANTIARKKLFEMNRVISDTAEYGCYLFDHACKPLLTDFMKKIDTDVIGKAYAAGKGNGVDNAKLITVNKALRDHNVEIVGARLRGAMTAMKPIV; from the coding sequence ATGGCAAATTACTTTAATACACTATCATTGAGAGATCAACTGAAGCAACTGGGCAAATGTAGGTTCATGGAAGCTTCGGAATTCGCCGATGGTGTATCAGCTTTAAAAGGAAAAAAAATAGTTATTGTTGGTTGTGGAGCCCAAGGTTTGAACCAAGGTTTAAACATGCGCGATTCAGGTTTGGATATCGCTTATACCTTGCGTGACGCTGCAATTAAAGAAAAAAGACAATCGTTTTTAAATGCTAGCGAAAACGGATTTACTGTTGGTACTTACCAAGAGTTGATTCCTAGTGCCGATATGGTTATTAACCTAACTCCGGACAAGCAGCATACAGCTGTAGTTAATGCGGTAATGCCATTAATGAAAAAAGGAGCTACATTATCATATTCTCACGGTTTCAACATCGTAGAAGAGGGTACTCAAGTTCGTAAAGACCTTACAGTAATAATGGTAGCGCCAAAGAGCCCGGGTTCTGAGGTTCGTGAAGAGTATAAAAGAGGTTTTGGTGTGCCAACTTTAATAGCGGTACACCCAGAGAACGATCCAGAAGGAAAAGGTTTGGAGCAAGCTAAAGCCTATGCTGCCGGTACAGGTGGGCACAGAGCAGGTGTTCTTGAATCTTCTTTTGTTGCTGAAGTAAAATCAGATTTAATGGGCGAGCAAACTATCCTTTGTGGGTTGCTGCAAACAGGAAGTATTCTTTGTTTCGATAAGATGATCGAGAAAGGTATTGATGCAGGTTATGCTTCTAAATTAATTCAATACGGATGGGAAACCATTACGGAAGGAATGAAATACGGTGGTATTACTAACATGATGGACCGTTTGTCTAATCCTGCAAAAATCAAAGCTTTTGAACTTTCAGAAGAATTGAAAGATATCATGCGTCCACTTTTCCAAAAGCATATGGATGATATTATGACTGGTCATTTCTCAAAAACAATGATGGAAGACTGGGCCAATGATGATAAAAACTTATTGACTTGGCGTGCAGAGACTGGCGAAACCGCTTTTGAAAAAACTCCTGCAGGTGATGATAAAATCTCTGAGCAAGAATTTTATGACAATGGCGTATTAATGATTGCTATGGTTAGAGCTGGTGTGGAATTAGCTTTTGAAAGTATGACAGAGTCCGGAATTATTGGTGAGTCTGCTTATTATGAGTCATTACACGAAACACCGTTAATCGCTAACACTATCGCAAGAAAGAAATTGTTCGAAATGAACCGTGTTATTTCTGATACTGCTGAATACGGTTGTTATTTATTTGATCATGCTTGTAAGCCTTTATTGACTGACTTTATGAAGAAAATAGATACTGATGTAATTGGTAAAGCATATGCTGCAGGGAAAGGTAACGGTGTTGATAACGCTAAGCTAATTACTGTTAATAAAGCACTTCGTGATCACAATGTAGAAATTGTAGGTGCAAGACTTCGTGGTGCTATGACGGCAATGAAGCCGATTGTATAA
- the ilvA gene encoding threonine ammonia-lyase: protein MTYFPKISDIKKAAATIAEVATVTPLMSSIRLSKAFDSNILLKREDLHRVRSYKIRGAFNKISSLSEKERKNGIVCASAGNHAQGVAFACNHLKIPGTIYMPSVTPKQKVEQTRLFGGEWVTIVLEGDTFDDSSKSARTFCESNAKTFIHPFDDPKVIEGQGTVGLELLDQFKEPIDYIFVAIGGGGLASGLIGVFKELSPNTKIIGVEPEGAPSMETSIKNNKNTELSKIDKFIDGAAVQKVGDLTFEICKNGLYDMVTVAEGKVCQTILDLYNRDAIVVEPAGALTISALDGFAEEIKGKNVVCILSGSNNDITRTAEIKERALLYGQLKHYFIVRFPQRPGALKEFVAEILGPDDDITHFEYSKKSSRENAPAIVGIELKSPEDLQPLVQRMKTNNFYGDYLNDKPDLFQYLV, encoded by the coding sequence ATGACCTATTTTCCTAAAATATCGGATATAAAAAAGGCGGCTGCTACCATCGCAGAGGTTGCTACGGTTACTCCGTTAATGTCCAGCATACGTTTGTCAAAAGCGTTTGATTCCAATATACTTCTCAAAAGAGAAGATTTGCACAGGGTGCGTTCGTATAAAATCCGCGGGGCATTCAACAAAATAAGTTCGCTTTCGGAAAAGGAAAGAAAAAACGGAATTGTTTGCGCCAGTGCCGGAAATCATGCCCAAGGTGTAGCTTTTGCTTGTAACCATTTAAAAATTCCGGGTACAATATATATGCCATCGGTTACCCCTAAACAAAAAGTTGAACAAACTAGATTGTTTGGTGGGGAATGGGTGACAATAGTACTGGAAGGAGATACTTTTGATGATTCGTCAAAAAGTGCTAGAACGTTCTGCGAAAGCAATGCAAAAACGTTTATTCACCCTTTTGATGACCCTAAGGTAATAGAAGGCCAAGGGACTGTGGGCTTGGAGTTGTTAGACCAATTTAAGGAGCCTATAGATTATATATTCGTGGCAATTGGTGGCGGAGGATTGGCCTCTGGTCTAATCGGAGTTTTTAAAGAGCTATCGCCAAACACAAAAATTATTGGAGTAGAGCCAGAAGGAGCTCCGTCCATGGAGACATCCATAAAGAATAACAAAAATACGGAGCTTTCTAAAATTGATAAATTTATAGATGGTGCTGCGGTACAAAAAGTGGGAGACCTCACTTTTGAAATCTGTAAAAACGGACTTTATGATATGGTTACCGTTGCGGAAGGTAAGGTGTGTCAGACCATTTTAGATCTTTATAATAGAGATGCTATTGTTGTTGAACCTGCGGGTGCATTGACTATTTCCGCTTTAGATGGTTTTGCTGAAGAAATAAAAGGCAAAAATGTGGTTTGTATCCTTAGTGGAAGTAATAATGACATCACTAGAACAGCCGAGATTAAAGAGCGTGCATTACTTTATGGTCAACTTAAACACTATTTTATCGTTCGATTCCCGCAAAGACCAGGTGCTTTGAAAGAATTTGTGGCAGAGATTTTAGGTCCTGATGATGATATTACTCATTTTGAATACTCTAAAAAATCGAGTAGGGAGAATGCTCCTGCTATTGTAGGTATAGAATTAAAAAGTCCGGAAGACCTTCAGCCTTTAGTCCAGCGTATGAAAACAAATAACTTTTACGGAGATTATTTGAACGATAAGCCAGACCTTTTTCAATATTTGGTTTAG
- a CDS encoding NADP-dependent glyceraldehyde-3-phosphate dehydrogenase, whose product MKAIPKEYEIDQTIDQKKYLVNGELKTWAGNTTEVFSTISSTEEYKPTLLGSIPDMGEPAALEALDSAMGAYKRGQGVWPTMHVKDRIECMENFVRQMKTKREIVVKLLMWEIGKSLPDSQKEFDRTVDYINDTIEDYKELDRNSAKFQKHDGVYAHIKRGSLGVVLCLGPYNYPLNETFALLIPAIIMGNTVIFKPAKHGVLLITPLLEAFQTSFPKGVVNIIFGRGRAVAAPIMQTGKIDVLALIGNSKSANALQEQHPKSNRLRLVLGLEAKNPAIILPDADLDLTIDECIAGTLSFNGQRCTALKVIYVHEDIKDEFLKRYSKRVDELKFGNPWEDSVKLTPLPEPGKPAYIQELIDDAIGKGAKIMNKKGGKKFDNYIWPAVLFPVNKDMRVYQEEQFGPVVPVLSFSDIEEPLNDMAESNYGQQVSLFGKDVYALSPLIDTLVNLVCRVNLNSSCQRGPDMYPFTGRKDSAQATLSVHDALRSFSIRTFVAFKDNDLNNETIQQLLEAKLSNFVSTDYIL is encoded by the coding sequence ATGAAAGCAATACCCAAAGAATACGAGATTGACCAAACAATAGACCAAAAAAAATATTTGGTTAATGGCGAACTGAAAACATGGGCAGGAAATACTACTGAAGTATTTTCTACTATATCATCAACAGAAGAGTACAAACCAACTTTATTGGGTAGTATTCCTGATATGGGAGAGCCGGCTGCCTTGGAGGCCTTGGATTCTGCTATGGGCGCCTATAAAAGAGGGCAGGGGGTTTGGCCTACCATGCATGTAAAAGACCGTATTGAGTGTATGGAGAATTTTGTGCGTCAAATGAAAACCAAACGAGAGATTGTTGTAAAGCTTTTGATGTGGGAGATAGGCAAGTCATTACCGGATAGTCAAAAAGAATTTGACCGTACGGTGGATTATATTAATGATACAATAGAAGATTACAAAGAACTAGACCGGAATTCGGCCAAGTTTCAGAAACACGATGGTGTTTATGCCCATATAAAAAGAGGATCATTAGGCGTTGTATTATGCTTAGGGCCTTATAACTACCCGCTAAACGAAACATTTGCTTTGTTAATACCTGCTATAATAATGGGTAACACCGTTATTTTTAAACCAGCTAAGCATGGTGTTTTATTGATTACTCCTTTGTTGGAAGCTTTTCAAACCTCTTTTCCAAAGGGAGTAGTAAATATTATTTTTGGTAGAGGTAGAGCGGTAGCTGCACCAATAATGCAGACCGGTAAAATAGATGTACTTGCATTAATAGGGAATAGTAAATCTGCGAATGCGTTACAAGAGCAACACCCAAAAAGCAATCGTTTGCGTTTGGTTTTAGGATTAGAAGCAAAAAACCCTGCAATTATCCTTCCTGATGCAGATTTGGATTTGACTATAGATGAATGTATCGCTGGTACGTTATCTTTCAACGGGCAAAGATGTACGGCACTTAAGGTTATTTATGTACATGAGGATATTAAAGATGAATTTTTAAAACGCTATTCAAAACGAGTAGATGAATTAAAATTTGGAAACCCATGGGAAGATAGTGTCAAGCTTACGCCTTTGCCAGAGCCTGGCAAGCCAGCTTATATTCAAGAGTTGATTGATGATGCTATTGGAAAAGGTGCAAAAATAATGAACAAAAAAGGAGGTAAGAAGTTTGACAATTATATCTGGCCAGCAGTACTTTTTCCTGTGAATAAAGATATGAGGGTATATCAAGAGGAGCAGTTTGGACCGGTTGTGCCTGTCCTTTCATTCTCTGATATTGAGGAGCCTTTAAATGATATGGCCGAAAGTAACTATGGTCAACAGGTAAGCCTTTTTGGGAAAGATGTTTATGCACTTTCACCGTTAATAGACACCTTGGTGAACTTGGTTTGTCGTGTAAACTTGAATAGTTCGTGCCAACGTGGACCGGATATGTATCCCTTTACTGGAAGGAAGGATTCAGCTCAAGCTACATTGAGTGTTCATGATGCATTACGTTCTTTTTCTATACGGACTTTTGTCGCTTTTAAGGATAATGATTTGAACAATGAGACCATTCAACAGTTGTTGGAGGCTAAGTTGTCTAATTTCGTGAGTACGGATTATATTTTGTAA